One window of Halopseudomonas maritima genomic DNA carries:
- a CDS encoding ABC transporter substrate-binding protein: MQATGNTRNRAKRIATLAALLAAAGGASAQAATPVTFITNWYAQAEHGGFYQALADGLYADKGLDVTIRMGGPQVNSAQLLAAGQAQCIIKDDIGTVMARQQGIPLTMVGASFQYDPTVIITHKDVNSLAELEGRKVLISSSAHSSWWPWAKSQYGFTDAMSRPYTFNVQPFIADNSLAQQGYMSSEPFALQREGVEFNVFSLGQEGYPPYGNSIACSDELIKQHPEQVQAFLDASREGWKRYITDPAAGNAVIQKENPEMSSEQLAFALERLRSSGMVAGGDAAAQGIGVITDERMQATWDMLLENQLVDTDKVSLQDVYTTEFVKQNPVMP, translated from the coding sequence ATGCAAGCAACAGGTAACACGCGTAACCGGGCCAAGCGAATCGCAACGCTGGCCGCGCTGCTGGCAGCCGCAGGCGGCGCCAGCGCGCAGGCGGCGACCCCGGTCACCTTTATCACCAACTGGTACGCCCAGGCCGAGCACGGTGGCTTCTATCAGGCGCTGGCCGACGGGCTCTACGCGGACAAGGGGCTGGATGTCACCATTCGCATGGGCGGGCCGCAGGTGAACTCCGCGCAGCTGCTGGCGGCGGGGCAGGCGCAGTGCATCATCAAGGACGACATCGGCACCGTGATGGCGCGGCAGCAGGGCATTCCGCTGACCATGGTTGGTGCCAGCTTTCAGTACGACCCGACGGTGATCATTACCCACAAGGATGTGAATTCTCTGGCCGAACTGGAAGGCCGCAAGGTGCTGATCTCGTCCAGCGCGCACTCATCCTGGTGGCCGTGGGCGAAGAGTCAGTACGGCTTCACCGACGCCATGAGCCGCCCCTACACCTTCAACGTGCAGCCCTTTATTGCCGACAACTCGCTGGCGCAGCAGGGCTACATGAGTTCCGAGCCGTTTGCGCTGCAGCGCGAAGGGGTTGAGTTCAACGTGTTCTCGCTCGGACAGGAGGGCTACCCGCCCTACGGCAATTCGATTGCCTGCAGCGACGAGCTGATCAAGCAGCACCCTGAACAGGTGCAGGCCTTTCTGGATGCTTCGCGTGAAGGCTGGAAGCGCTACATCACCGACCCTGCGGCCGGTAATGCGGTGATCCAGAAAGAAAACCCGGAGATGAGCAGCGAGCAGCTGGCCTTCGCGCTGGAGCGCCTGCGCAGCAGCGGCATGGTCGCCGGCGGTGACGCGGCAGCTCAGGGCATCGGTGTCATCACTGATGAGCGCATGCAGGCGACCTGGGACATGCTGCTAGAGAACCAGTTGGTGGATACCGACAAGGTGTCGCTGCAGGACGTCTACACCACCGAGTTCGTCAAACAGAACCCGGTCATGCCCTAA
- a CDS encoding creatininase family protein: MLHGYTPAERFLPYLSWTDIDALPDKANTVIVLPVGAIEQHGPHMPCAVDSIVAAGVVGKALERLPAEIPAYALPAITYGKSDEHLHFPGTVTLTGELLLHTIQEIGESVYRAGFRKLIMVNAHGGQPQPLEMAARELRLRHGDFMVIPRSAWSVKFDSSFMPEQERQLGMHAGHGETALLMQLAPETLRMERAEAHYPPPFPCPTLSATRPAAAWTARDFGPSGVIGNPTGATPEQGAQLLEQLSSQWAQAITEVHQARWVEREVETWGRSQYRGHIESRS, from the coding sequence ATGCTGCACGGTTATACCCCCGCAGAACGCTTTCTGCCGTACCTGAGCTGGACCGATATCGACGCGCTGCCCGACAAAGCCAACACCGTCATCGTGCTGCCGGTCGGCGCGATTGAGCAGCACGGGCCGCACATGCCCTGCGCGGTGGACTCCATTGTTGCTGCGGGTGTGGTTGGCAAGGCATTGGAGCGGCTACCGGCCGAGATTCCGGCCTACGCGCTGCCGGCTATTACCTACGGAAAGTCGGATGAGCACCTGCATTTTCCCGGCACCGTCACGCTGACCGGCGAGCTGCTGCTGCACACCATTCAGGAAATTGGCGAGTCGGTTTATCGCGCCGGCTTTCGCAAGCTGATCATGGTCAATGCCCACGGTGGCCAGCCGCAGCCGCTGGAGATGGCCGCGCGCGAGCTGCGTTTGCGGCACGGCGATTTTATGGTCATACCGCGCTCGGCCTGGAGCGTGAAGTTTGATAGCAGCTTCATGCCTGAGCAGGAGCGACAGCTAGGCATGCACGCCGGCCACGGCGAGACCGCGCTGCTGATGCAGCTGGCGCCCGAGACCCTGCGCATGGAGCGCGCCGAGGCGCATTACCCACCGCCATTCCCCTGTCCGACGCTGTCCGCCACACGGCCTGCCGCGGCCTGGACCGCGCGTGACTTTGGGCCGTCGGGGGTGATTGGCAACCCGACCGGCGCGACCCCGGAGCAGGGCGCGCAGTTGTTGGAGCAACTGAGCAGCCAGTGGGCACAGGCCATCACTGAAGTACATCAGGCGCGCTGGGTTGAGCGCGAGGTGGAGACCTGGGGCCGCAGCCAGTACCGCGGTCACATCGAGTCACGTAGCTGA